A genomic window from Punica granatum isolate Tunisia-2019 chromosome 2, ASM765513v2, whole genome shotgun sequence includes:
- the LOC116193627 gene encoding far upstream element-binding protein 1-like, producing MAPPSTRRATVNSTPVLTTSLDCGPAAPASPPSYNSVPPPAADDMQAQIQIFKQSAREIASRLLFHAEVGASVGGGGFDAKQARVYSGSGYDPSGGDRMPALDSAPSAIPISYNNDGQGSTMKIEIPDDQAGFIIGEGGETIKSLRDEFAAKVQITRDVDADSHAPEKKTKQ from the exons ATGGCTCCGCCTTCTACTCGGCGGGCAACCGTGAACTCCACGCCAGTGCTTACCACTTCGCTTGATTGTGGTCCAGCAGCTCCAGCTTCCCCTCCTTCATACAACAGCGTTCCCCCACCAGCAGCAGATGATATGCAGGCTCAGATCCAAATCTTCAAGCAGAGTGCTCGGGAGATTGCCTCTCGGTTGCTGTTCCACGCTGAAGTCGGTGCTAGTGTTGGCGGCGGAGGATTTGATGCCAAGCAAGCCAGGGTCTACAGTGGTAGCGGATATGATCCATCCGGTGGAG ATAGGATGCCTGCCTTAGATTCAGCACCATCGGCGATTCCTATTTCATATAATAATGACGGCCAGGGCAGTACCATGAAGATTGAGATCCCCGACGACCAAGCCGGTTTTATTATTGGGGAGGGTGGGGAGACTATCAAGTCCCTTCGGGACGAGTTTGCGGCTAAAGTGCAGATcactcgtgatgtggatgcaGATTCCCATGCTCCTgagaagaaaacaaaacagTAG
- the LOC116193971 gene encoding exosome complex component RRP43 isoform X1, whose protein sequence is MGLSNVVGDLSLEMEVDAFRRLFPLRFYERHLSESIRPDGRTLKSARDTSVALGAVASADGSALTKIGSTTMLAAAKMEVMTPSADAPDEGSIDCCFVAVEYYMPSICSPLVRPGRPAEIAPVISKQLYDTILSSGMIDLKELSLISGKAAWMVYLDIYCLDADGALFDAALLSAVAAFSHLRFPVVSLNDEGRLVMVPEEGNGDKSGKEVVNKEKRKLSLSSPPFSLTCALHKNYILADPTSEEEAVMETFVTVVLNSSGHLVSLYKPGGPVLTQTSVIQDCIALTRQRMKEVQEILDESISGMEID, encoded by the exons atgggaTTGTCAAATGTGGTTGGGGATTTGTCGTTGGAGATGGAGGTGGATGCTTTCAGacggctctttcctcttcgGTTCTACGAGCGTCATCTTTCTGAGTCTATCCGCCCCGATGGTAGGACCCTCAAAAGTGCCCGAGATACATCAGTGGCCCTTG GAGCTGTTGCATCTGCTGATGGATCTGCATTGACGAAGATTGGTTCAACT ACAATGCTAGCTGCTGCCAAGATGGAGGTAATGACTCCCTCTGCTGATGCACCTGATGAAGGCAGCATAG ATTGCTGTTTTGTAGCTGTAGAATATTACATGCCTTCAATTTGTTCTCCACTTGTGAGGCCTGGAAGACCAGCTGAGATTGCACCTGTTATCTCAAAGCAACTTTATGACACGATATTGAG CTCTGGCATGATCGACCTGAAGGAATTGTCTTTGATAAGTGGAAAAGCTGCTTGGATGGTCTACCTG GACATATATTGTTTGGATGCGGATGGAGCTCTTTTCGATGCTGCATTGCTTTCAGCTGTTGCTGCATTTTCTCACT TGCGCTTCCCTGTAGTTTCTCTGAATGATGAAGGAAGATTAGTAATGGTCCCTGAGGAAGGTAACGGTGATAAATCGGGCAAAGAGGTAGTCAacaaagagaagagaaagctCAGTCTCAGCAGTCCACCATTCTCCCTCACATGCGCTCTACACAAGAACTACATCTTGGCAGATCCGACCTCTGAGGAAGAGGCCGTGATGGAGACTTTTGTGACTGTGGTCTTGAATTCCTCTGGCCATCTTGTGTCTCTCTACAAGCCAGGAGGACCCGTTCTCACCCAAACTTCTGTTATTCAG GATTGCATTGCATTGACAAGGCAAAGAATGAAGGAAGTTCAGGAGATATTAGATGAATCTATTTCTGGTATGGAGATCGACTAG
- the LOC116193971 gene encoding exosome complex component RRP43 isoform X2, with protein sequence MGLSNVVGDLSLEMEVDAFRRLFPLRFYERHLSESIRPDGRTLKSARDTSVALGAVASADGSALTKIGSTTMLAAAKMEVMTPSADAPDEGSIAVEYYMPSICSPLVRPGRPAEIAPVISKQLYDTILSSGMIDLKELSLISGKAAWMVYLDIYCLDADGALFDAALLSAVAAFSHLRFPVVSLNDEGRLVMVPEEGNGDKSGKEVVNKEKRKLSLSSPPFSLTCALHKNYILADPTSEEEAVMETFVTVVLNSSGHLVSLYKPGGPVLTQTSVIQDCIALTRQRMKEVQEILDESISGMEID encoded by the exons atgggaTTGTCAAATGTGGTTGGGGATTTGTCGTTGGAGATGGAGGTGGATGCTTTCAGacggctctttcctcttcgGTTCTACGAGCGTCATCTTTCTGAGTCTATCCGCCCCGATGGTAGGACCCTCAAAAGTGCCCGAGATACATCAGTGGCCCTTG GAGCTGTTGCATCTGCTGATGGATCTGCATTGACGAAGATTGGTTCAACT ACAATGCTAGCTGCTGCCAAGATGGAGGTAATGACTCCCTCTGCTGATGCACCTGATGAAGGCAGCATAG CTGTAGAATATTACATGCCTTCAATTTGTTCTCCACTTGTGAGGCCTGGAAGACCAGCTGAGATTGCACCTGTTATCTCAAAGCAACTTTATGACACGATATTGAG CTCTGGCATGATCGACCTGAAGGAATTGTCTTTGATAAGTGGAAAAGCTGCTTGGATGGTCTACCTG GACATATATTGTTTGGATGCGGATGGAGCTCTTTTCGATGCTGCATTGCTTTCAGCTGTTGCTGCATTTTCTCACT TGCGCTTCCCTGTAGTTTCTCTGAATGATGAAGGAAGATTAGTAATGGTCCCTGAGGAAGGTAACGGTGATAAATCGGGCAAAGAGGTAGTCAacaaagagaagagaaagctCAGTCTCAGCAGTCCACCATTCTCCCTCACATGCGCTCTACACAAGAACTACATCTTGGCAGATCCGACCTCTGAGGAAGAGGCCGTGATGGAGACTTTTGTGACTGTGGTCTTGAATTCCTCTGGCCATCTTGTGTCTCTCTACAAGCCAGGAGGACCCGTTCTCACCCAAACTTCTGTTATTCAG GATTGCATTGCATTGACAAGGCAAAGAATGAAGGAAGTTCAGGAGATATTAGATGAATCTATTTCTGGTATGGAGATCGACTAG